The following coding sequences are from one Panicum hallii strain FIL2 chromosome 5, PHallii_v3.1, whole genome shotgun sequence window:
- the LOC112892611 gene encoding phosphopantothenoylcysteine decarboxylase subunit VHS3-like yields the protein MDSSSSASSVISFESEMTREMTPEFDPIAAYEVCAPLHWDAEEWDFQAWSEVDESLTDGEDLQLLLGGELDEDDDNNMSWEEDFSTSEEEVDTPSTEDDSAAGGFLLGGSSEDDDDDDDEEAEDSSGDSGEDDGGNDSSDDASAAPPIKCCKVLGTYWW from the coding sequence ATggattcctcttcctctgcttcctctgtcatCTCCTTTGAATCTGAGATGACCCGGGAGATGAccccggagttcgaccccattGCCGCCTACGAGGTCTGCGCTCCTCTGcactgggatgcagaggagtgggatttcCAGGCTTGGTCAGAGGTTGATGAGTCCCTGACTGACGGTGaagatctccagctcctcctcgGCGGGGAGCTGGATGAAGACGATGACAACAACATGTCCTGGGAGGAGGACTTCTCCACCTCGGAGGAAGAAGTTGATACCCCATCAACCGAGGACGACTCGGCGGCAGGAGGCTTCCTGCTTGGCGGGTCGTCGGAggatgacgacgatgatgacgatgaagaagccgaagatagCAGCGGCGACAGCGGCGAAGACGATGGCGGCAACGACAGCAGCGACGACGCCAGCGCGGCCCCTCCGATCAAGTGCTGCAAAGTCTTaggcacctactggtggtag